The proteins below are encoded in one region of Limnochorda pilosa:
- the modA gene encoding molybdate ABC transporter substrate-binding protein — translation MGAKGRSAWPVRLGRGAFAALAVAALGVATVLAGASAAKSAAGSRETVTVFAAASLHEAFRELGRRFEAAHPGTRVVFSFAGTQVLRAQIGQGAPADVFASADEEHMQAAEEEGLIVPPAELFARNRLVVIVPAENPAGIEDLRDLAHDGVKLVLAHSDVPAGRYGRGVLEALGTDPRFGEGYPARVLGRLVSEETNVRQVVAKVQLGEADAGIVYATDVTPAVRDALRVIEIPAAFNVVARYPIAVVRGAPNPEWAEAFVRYVLSPQGQAVLQAFGFGPGDEPRG, via the coding sequence ATGGGAGCCAAGGGACGGAGCGCGTGGCCGGTACGGTTGGGACGAGGGGCGTTCGCGGCGCTGGCCGTGGCAGCCCTCGGGGTGGCGACGGTGCTGGCAGGGGCCTCTGCGGCCAAGAGCGCCGCCGGTAGCCGGGAGACCGTCACCGTCTTCGCCGCGGCCTCGTTGCATGAGGCGTTCCGGGAGCTGGGTCGGCGGTTCGAGGCGGCCCATCCGGGAACCAGGGTGGTTTTCAGCTTTGCAGGAACCCAGGTGCTCCGGGCACAGATCGGCCAGGGTGCCCCGGCGGACGTCTTCGCCTCGGCCGACGAGGAGCACATGCAGGCGGCGGAGGAGGAGGGTCTCATCGTTCCGCCGGCGGAGCTCTTCGCCCGGAACCGCCTGGTGGTCATCGTGCCGGCGGAGAACCCCGCGGGCATTGAGGACCTTCGGGATTTGGCTCATGACGGGGTGAAGCTGGTGCTGGCCCACTCCGACGTCCCCGCTGGCCGCTACGGCCGCGGGGTGCTGGAAGCCCTGGGCACAGACCCGAGGTTCGGCGAGGGTTACCCGGCGCGGGTGCTGGGCCGGCTGGTCTCGGAGGAGACGAACGTGCGCCAGGTGGTGGCCAAGGTGCAGCTGGGCGAGGCGGACGCGGGCATCGTCTACGCGACCGACGTGACGCCCGCCGTGCGGGATGCGCTGCGGGTGATCGAGATCCCCGCGGCTTTCAACGTCGTCGCCCGATACCCCATCGCCGTCGTGCGCGGGGCACCCAACCCCGAATGGGCCGAGGCTTTCGTGAGGTACGTCCTCTCGCCGCAGGGACAAGCGGTGCTCCAGGCGTTCGGATTCGGACCGGGGGACGAGCCCCGTGGCTGA
- a CDS encoding substrate-binding domain-containing protein has product MKRAERVASRLRAFREARGLTQEQLARLSGLTRQTVSAVEQERASVSAASALRLARALGCTVEELFALEAPVGVTARWAGAEAHLVPGQRIFVVQQAEGFVALPLEREIWSLPADGRVDAVARDGTVAVDLWRRPAGEGARAILAGCDPALPLLGQSVTAQGRGFGVAWRNATSGQALRLLAQGLVAVAGVHLLEEESGEYNLPFVRAALSGQAVRLVHLAYVHEGLAVTPGNPLGIRGPEDLARPGVRFVNRPRGSGARALLDRELRRAGIPASAVLEYERELPGHLDVARAVALGLADACVTTESAAVLLGLAFVPLARERYDLAVAGSCLEWPVVRALLDVLHETAFRRELAALGPYEVGETGRELARLEAA; this is encoded by the coding sequence GTGAAGAGGGCCGAGCGGGTCGCAAGCCGCCTCCGAGCTTTCCGGGAGGCTCGGGGGCTGACGCAGGAGCAGCTGGCGCGCCTCTCGGGGCTCACCCGACAGACCGTGAGCGCGGTGGAGCAGGAAAGGGCATCGGTTTCCGCGGCCTCGGCGCTCCGCCTGGCCCGGGCGCTCGGCTGCACGGTGGAGGAGCTCTTCGCCCTGGAGGCTCCTGTGGGGGTCACCGCCCGGTGGGCGGGCGCGGAGGCACATCTCGTCCCTGGGCAACGGATCTTCGTCGTCCAGCAGGCGGAAGGGTTCGTGGCCCTTCCCCTGGAGCGGGAGATCTGGTCCCTGCCGGCCGACGGGCGGGTGGACGCGGTGGCGCGTGACGGGACGGTGGCGGTGGACCTCTGGCGCCGGCCCGCCGGGGAGGGCGCCCGTGCCATCCTCGCCGGATGCGATCCGGCGCTGCCCCTGCTGGGCCAGAGTGTGACCGCTCAGGGACGCGGGTTTGGGGTGGCGTGGCGGAACGCCACCAGCGGCCAGGCGCTGAGGCTGCTCGCCCAGGGCCTGGTGGCCGTGGCGGGCGTGCACCTGCTGGAAGAGGAGAGCGGGGAGTACAACCTCCCCTTCGTGCGGGCGGCCCTCAGCGGCCAGGCGGTGCGGCTCGTGCACCTGGCCTACGTCCACGAGGGGTTGGCGGTGACGCCCGGCAATCCGCTGGGCATCCGGGGGCCGGAGGACCTGGCTCGGCCGGGAGTCCGCTTCGTCAACCGGCCTCGGGGCTCGGGGGCCCGGGCGCTCCTGGACCGCGAGCTCCGCCGGGCGGGTATACCGGCGTCGGCGGTCCTCGAATACGAGCGTGAGCTCCCCGGGCACCTGGATGTGGCCAGGGCCGTGGCCCTGGGGCTGGCCGACGCGTGCGTGACCACCGAATCGGCCGCTGTCTTGCTGGGCCTCGCCTTCGTGCCTCTGGCCCGGGAGCGCTACGATCTGGCGGTTGCAGGCTCCTGCCTGGAGTGGCCGGTGGTGCGCGCCCTGCTGGACGTCCTGCACGAGACGGCCTTCCGGCGGGAGCTGGCGGCCCTGGGTCCCTACGAGGTGGGGGAGACCGGGAGGGAGCTGGCCCGCCTGGAGGCGGCGTGA
- a CDS encoding ABC transporter permease: MAEPAPNAWVREASPAARRKGVGAPGGWTLGALAGLLVAFFALPLAALAWKAAGSSAFWPILTRPLVMQALRLSLVTTGVTLLASLAAGTPLAYLLARRRFRGRWVVEVVTELPIVLPPVVAGVGLLTAFGRKGLLGSTLNLLGVQLPFSTAAVVLAQLFVAAPYYVRSAAGGFEGVDREVEEAAAVDGASPAQVLRYVTMPLAASALGAGAVLTWARALSEFGATLMFAGNFLGRTQTMPLAIMSAMETDLDAAVALAVLLVGGAAAVLAASRLLTRAASHRGATSPGRGRPDPGVPQPSAR; the protein is encoded by the coding sequence GTGGCTGAACCCGCCCCCAACGCATGGGTTCGGGAGGCGAGCCCGGCGGCCCGCCGCAAGGGCGTTGGGGCGCCGGGGGGCTGGACGCTGGGCGCCCTGGCCGGGCTGCTGGTGGCCTTCTTCGCCCTTCCCCTGGCCGCGCTGGCGTGGAAGGCCGCCGGATCCTCCGCGTTCTGGCCCATCCTCACCCGTCCTCTGGTGATGCAGGCGCTCCGCCTCAGCCTGGTGACCACCGGGGTGACGCTCCTGGCCTCGCTCGCGGCCGGGACGCCGCTTGCCTACCTGCTCGCCCGCCGTCGATTCCGGGGGCGGTGGGTGGTGGAGGTGGTCACCGAGCTTCCCATCGTGCTCCCGCCGGTGGTGGCCGGCGTGGGCCTCCTGACGGCGTTCGGGCGGAAGGGGCTCCTCGGCTCGACCCTGAACCTGCTGGGGGTGCAGCTTCCCTTCAGCACCGCGGCGGTGGTCCTCGCGCAGCTCTTCGTGGCCGCACCGTACTACGTGCGGAGCGCCGCAGGCGGATTCGAGGGCGTCGACCGGGAGGTGGAAGAGGCGGCGGCGGTGGATGGCGCCTCACCCGCGCAGGTGCTCCGTTACGTGACCATGCCCCTGGCCGCCTCGGCCCTGGGCGCTGGCGCGGTCCTCACGTGGGCCCGAGCGCTTTCCGAGTTCGGGGCGACCCTCATGTTCGCAGGCAACTTCCTCGGACGCACCCAGACCATGCCTCTGGCCATCATGTCCGCCATGGAGACGGATCTGGACGCCGCGGTCGCCCTGGCCGTGCTCCTGGTGGGGGGCGCGGCCGCCGTGCTGGCCGCCTCCCG